The following are from one region of the Staphylococcus argenteus genome:
- the yjbH gene encoding protease adaptor protein YjbH → MAGELRIMENKSREDFNLSPVSKIEIYSFFDPFSSDCFKLSAILSKLRIEYNQYIRIRHILNPSLKVLTKCQAQSTSNFDNIALAYKAAELQGRVRAERFIHLMQNEIIPKRDIITESMICDCIQNAGIDLEVFKDDLQKSKLTESLKIDLHIAREMEIEQAPSLVFFSEDVHEEGLKVEGLYHYHIYTYIINELMGKPIEKNLPPKLETYIQQQQLVTMEELLTIYEWPEKLLNKELKKLAIQQKIEKLKYPDGDFWKSKMPKIKSK, encoded by the coding sequence ATGGCTGGAGAATTACGAATAATGGAAAATAAGAGTCGTGAAGATTTTAATCTATCACCTGTAAGTAAAATCGAGATTTATTCATTTTTCGATCCATTTAGCTCCGATTGCTTTAAACTATCAGCAATCTTATCAAAATTAAGAATTGAATATAATCAATATATACGTATTAGACATATATTAAACCCTTCATTAAAGGTATTAACTAAATGTCAGGCTCAAAGTACATCAAACTTTGACAATATTGCTCTAGCATATAAAGCTGCTGAGTTACAAGGTCGTGTGCGTGCCGAACGTTTCATACATTTAATGCAAAATGAAATCATACCAAAACGTGATATCATAACAGAATCAATGATTTGTGACTGTATTCAAAATGCAGGTATTGATTTAGAAGTATTTAAAGATGACTTACAAAAAAGTAAATTAACAGAGAGCTTGAAAATCGATTTGCATATAGCAAGAGAAATGGAAATCGAACAAGCCCCTTCCCTAGTATTCTTTAGTGAAGATGTTCATGAAGAAGGCTTAAAAGTTGAAGGTTTATATCACTATCATATTTATACTTACATTATTAACGAATTGATGGGAAAACCAATCGAAAAGAATCTTCCACCTAAATTAGAGACATATATACAACAACAACAGCTTGTAACGATGGAAGAATTACTTACTATTTATGAATGGCCTGAAAAATTATTAAACAAAGAGTTAAAGAAACTAGCTATACAACAAAAAATCGAAAAACTCAAATATCCAGATGGTGATTTCTGGAAATCTAAAATGCCTAAAATTAAATCTAAATAA
- a CDS encoding truncated hemoglobin YjbI, protein MTTTPYDIIGKNALYDMIDYFYTLVEKDDRLNHLFPGDFEETSRKQKQFLTQFLGGPDLYTSEHGHPMLRKRHMEFTITEFEKDAWLENMHIAINRAAFPHGVGDYLYERLRLTANHMVNS, encoded by the coding sequence ATGACAACAACACCATATGACATCATTGGTAAAAACGCATTATATGATATGATTGATTATTTTTACACCCTTGTAGAAAAAGACGACAGACTTAATCACCTATTTCCAGGAGATTTTGAAGAAACAAGTCGTAAACAAAAACAATTTTTAACACAATTTTTGGGTGGTCCTGATTTGTATACATCAGAACATGGACACCCAATGCTAAGAAAAAGACATATGGAATTTACAATTACAGAATTCGAGAAAGATGCATGGTTAGAAAATATGCATATCGCAATTAATCGAGCAGCCTTCCCACACGGTGTGGGCGATTATTTGTATGAACGCTTAAGATTAACTGCTAATCATATGGTAAATTCCTAA
- a CDS encoding UPF0738 family protein, whose amino-acid sequence MRLYINEIKIKDDTLYCYTDDSIEGLTEVGQMLVDSDNYAFAYTLDDGKAYAYLIFVQETWTMLHENMTKKIIINDKLELTEFHQELSYILENIKGNNNYGKEFVATVEDTFDIE is encoded by the coding sequence ATGCGTTTATATATTAATGAAATAAAAATCAAAGATGATACACTTTATTGTTATACAGATGATTCTATTGAAGGTCTAACTGAAGTAGGACAAATGCTTGTTGATAGTGATAATTATGCTTTTGCATATACATTGGATGATGGTAAAGCGTATGCTTATCTCATTTTCGTTCAAGAAACATGGACGATGTTACACGAAAATATGACTAAAAAAATCATTATCAATGATAAATTAGAATTAACAGAATTTCACCAAGAGCTGTCATATATTTTAGAGAATATTAAAGGAAATAATAACTACGGTAAAGAATTTGTAGCAACCGTTGAAGATACTTTTGACATAGAATAA
- the mecA gene encoding adaptor protein MecA has translation MRIERVDDTTVKLFITYSDIEARGFSREDLWTNRKRGEEFFWSMMDEINEEEDFVVEGPLWIQVHAFEKGVEVTISKSKNEDMMNMSDDDTTDQFDEQVQELLAQTLEGEDQLEELFEQRTKEKEAQGSKRQRNATRKNTRTIIVKFNDLEDVINYAYHNNLITTDFEDLLYMVDSTYYYAIHFDSHVDQEVINDSYSQLLEFAYPTDRTEVYLNDYAKIIMSHNVTAQVRRYFPDTTE, from the coding sequence ATGAGAATAGAACGAGTAGATGATACAACTGTAAAATTGTTTATAACATATAGTGATATCGAGGCACGTGGATTTAGTCGAGAAGATTTATGGACAAATCGTAAACGTGGTGAAGAATTCTTTTGGTCAATGATGGATGAAATTAATGAAGAAGAGGATTTTGTGGTAGAGGGTCCATTATGGATTCAAGTACATGCTTTTGAAAAAGGCGTCGAAGTTACAATTTCTAAATCTAAAAATGAAGATATGATGAATATGTCTGATGATGATACAACTGATCAATTTGATGAACAAGTTCAAGAATTGTTAGCTCAAACATTAGAAGGCGAAGATCAACTAGAAGAATTATTTGAACAAAGAACTAAAGAAAAAGAAGCACAAGGATCTAAACGTCAACGAAATGCTACACGAAAAAATACAAGAACAATTATTGTGAAATTTAATGATTTAGAAGATGTTATTAATTATGCATATCATAATAACCTAATCACAACTGATTTTGAAGATTTGTTATATATGGTTGATAGTACTTATTATTATGCGATTCACTTTGATAGTCATGTTGATCAAGAGGTTATTAATGATAGCTATAGTCAATTGTTAGAGTTTGCATACCCAACTGATAGAACAGAAGTGTATTTAAATGACTATGCTAAAATTATTATGAGTCATAACGTTACAGCTCAAGTTCGACGTTATTTTCCTGATACAACAGAATAA
- a CDS encoding GTP pyrophosphokinase, producing the protein MNQWDQFLTPYKQAVDELKVKLKGMRKQYEIGEQASPIEFVTGRVKPISSIIDKANKRQIPFDRLREEMYDIAGLRMMCQFVEDIDVVVNILKQRKDFKVIEERDYIRNTKESGYRSYHVIIEYPIETLHGQKFILAEIQIRTLAMNFWATIEHTLRYKYDGAYPDEIQHRLERAAEAAYLLDEEMSEIKDEIQEAQKYYTQKRSKKHEND; encoded by the coding sequence ATGAATCAATGGGATCAGTTCTTAACACCTTATAAGCAAGCAGTTGATGAATTAAAGGTAAAGCTTAAAGGTATGCGCAAACAATATGAAATAGGAGAACAAGCATCTCCAATTGAGTTTGTAACTGGACGTGTTAAGCCAATCTCTAGCATTATAGATAAGGCGAATAAACGGCAAATACCATTTGATAGGTTGAGAGAAGAAATGTATGATATCGCAGGCCTAAGAATGATGTGCCAATTTGTTGAAGATATTGATGTAGTTGTTAATATTTTAAAACAAAGAAAAGATTTTAAAGTGATTGAAGAACGTGATTATATTCGTAACACTAAAGAAAGTGGCTATCGCTCTTATCATGTCATTATCGAATACCCAATCGAGACATTACATGGGCAAAAATTTATATTAGCTGAGATTCAGATTCGTACGTTGGCAATGAATTTTTGGGCAACAATTGAACACACATTACGATATAAATATGATGGTGCTTATCCAGATGAAATCCAACATCGTTTAGAAAGAGCGGCAGAAGCAGCTTATTTACTCGATGAAGAAATGTCTGAAATTAAAGATGAGATTCAAGAAGCACAGAAATATTATACTCAGAAGCGTTCGAAAAAACATGAAAATGATTAA
- the spxA gene encoding transcriptional regulator SpxA yields the protein MVTLFTSPSCTSCRKAKAWLQEHDIPYTERNIFSEHLTIDEIKQILKMTEDGTDEIISTRSKTYQKLNVDIDSLPLQDLYSIIQDNPGLLRRPIILDNKRLQVGYNEDEIRRFLPRKVRTFQLQEAQRMVD from the coding sequence ATGGTAACATTATTTACTTCACCAAGTTGCACATCTTGCCGTAAAGCGAAAGCATGGTTACAAGAACATGACATTCCGTATACGGAGCGTAATATTTTTTCTGAACATTTAACAATTGATGAAATTAAGCAAATATTAAAAATGACTGAAGACGGTACTGATGAAATCATTTCTACACGTTCTAAAACATACCAAAAATTAAATGTTGATATTGATTCACTACCATTACAAGATTTATATTCAATCATTCAAGATAATCCTGGCTTATTACGTCGTCCAATTATTTTAGATAATAAACGACTACAAGTTGGTTATAATGAGGACGAGATTCGACGTTTCTTACCTAGAAAAGTTCGTACGTTCCAATTACAAGAAGCACAACGTATGGTTGACTAA
- a CDS encoding CYTH domain-containing protein gives MATNHEIEFKQIITASLYETLQEKYFKNCVLFKQVNYYIDTPDFKLKQHRSALRIRVKDKQFEMTLKTPAEVGLMEYNHIISINPEIDMIIPNDSLPDDIRQILVKQFGVNDQSLSILGALTTYRQETQYQGDLLVLDKSEYLDTTDYELEFEVKDYDQGLQKFQSLLNEWNLEHKQPLNKVQRFFKKKETLSNNIN, from the coding sequence GTGGCAACTAATCATGAAATAGAATTCAAACAAATTATTACTGCCTCACTATACGAGACATTACAAGAAAAATATTTTAAAAATTGCGTATTGTTTAAACAAGTCAATTATTATATTGATACACCTGATTTCAAATTAAAACAACATCGTTCTGCACTAAGAATTCGAGTTAAAGACAAACAATTTGAAATGACATTAAAGACACCTGCAGAAGTAGGATTAATGGAATACAACCATATTATCTCTATAAATCCAGAGATAGATATGATTATTCCAAACGATTCCCTTCCAGATGACATTCGTCAAATTTTAGTTAAACAATTTGGTGTTAACGATCAGTCATTATCAATTCTCGGCGCATTGACAACATATCGCCAAGAAACACAATATCAAGGTGATTTACTTGTTTTAGATAAAAGCGAGTATTTAGACACTACAGATTATGAATTAGAATTTGAAGTTAAAGATTACGACCAAGGTTTACAAAAATTTCAAAGCTTATTAAATGAATGGAACCTTGAACATAAACAACCTTTAAATAAAGTTCAACGTTTTTTTAAGAAAAAAGAAACTCTTTCAAACAATATAAATTAA
- a CDS encoding competence protein CoiA, giving the protein MLIALNKERQRVSATSAERALQYFCPACGNPVILKRGHKVVSHFAHKHLTEQKCFNNETIKHYKSKLTLAQMLMQQGYQVEIEPFLKEIRQIPDLIINNKYAFELQLSPIPYRQVLQRTEGLNKLGYKVVWLLDDIHIFQSKVKLSHFQSIFINPITRRFYTFNLEKQQIFEFKQLQSLGGNNFLATKMEAHIKELFIEIPHNVKSIIKLSKSSINQYIKYCRWQNSVLQPTLSAMYQLRLTDEAVVINYGYIFPEQIYIENHPIEWQLHVDLMLISKDDLTIYDFLDYFKIRNFLIPLESKLVIVKKLINNYLNLNSKRGNDVQILL; this is encoded by the coding sequence ATGTTAATAGCTTTAAATAAAGAAAGACAACGAGTGTCAGCAACATCTGCTGAAAGAGCGTTGCAATATTTTTGTCCAGCATGTGGAAATCCGGTTATTTTAAAAAGGGGACATAAAGTAGTAAGTCATTTTGCACATAAGCATTTAACAGAACAAAAATGTTTTAATAATGAGACGATTAAACATTACAAAAGCAAATTAACATTAGCACAAATGTTAATGCAGCAAGGATATCAAGTTGAAATAGAGCCATTTTTAAAAGAAATTAGACAGATTCCTGATTTAATAATTAACAATAAATATGCATTTGAACTACAATTATCACCTATACCGTATAGACAAGTTTTACAACGTACAGAAGGTTTGAATAAATTAGGCTATAAAGTTGTTTGGTTGCTTGATGATATACATATATTTCAAAGTAAGGTGAAATTAAGTCATTTTCAAAGTATTTTTATCAATCCAATTACACGAAGATTTTATACATTTAATTTAGAGAAACAACAGATTTTTGAATTTAAACAATTACAAAGTTTAGGTGGCAACAATTTTTTGGCGACTAAAATGGAAGCACATATTAAAGAATTATTTATTGAGATACCACACAATGTTAAATCAATTATTAAATTATCTAAATCCTCTATTAATCAATATATCAAATATTGTCGCTGGCAAAACTCGGTATTACAACCAACATTAAGTGCTATGTATCAATTGCGGTTAACAGATGAAGCTGTAGTGATTAATTATGGCTATATTTTCCCAGAACAAATATATATCGAAAATCATCCGATAGAATGGCAATTACACGTTGATTTAATGTTAATTAGTAAGGATGATCTTACTATTTATGATTTTTTAGATTACTTCAAAATAAGGAATTTTTTAATACCATTAGAATCAAAGTTAGTAATTGTGAAAAAACTTATTAACAATTATTTAAATCTTAATTCAAAAAGAGGTAATGACGTGCAAATTTTGTTGTAA
- a CDS encoding ABC transporter ATP-binding protein, protein MENILEVHQVKKYYKIKTGLLQKSQFVKAVDEVSFSIKKGQTFGLVGESGCGKSTIGKVIIRLEDATSGSIIIDGEDITHLRGKKLRESRQKYQMIFQDPYASLNPMQMVGDIIAEPILNYKKMSKDEVKKEVLYLLKCVGLSEEAYYKYAHEFSGGQRQRVGIARALALRPSLIVADEPVSALDVSVQSQVLNLLKDLQEQFNLSYLFIAHDLSVVKHISDVIGVMYLGHIVEIASDKEIYENPKHPYTKALISSIPQFDKQNSERIILQGELPSPSNPPKGCPFHTRCPIATEKCKTNLPNLEYVSDNHKVACFYVDKVGEING, encoded by the coding sequence ATGGAAAACATCTTAGAAGTACATCAAGTGAAAAAGTACTACAAAATTAAAACTGGATTATTGCAAAAAAGCCAATTTGTCAAAGCAGTTGATGAGGTTTCCTTTTCAATAAAAAAAGGTCAAACATTTGGATTGGTTGGTGAATCTGGTTGTGGAAAGTCCACAATTGGTAAAGTTATTATTAGATTAGAAGATGCAACATCAGGCTCGATTATTATTGATGGTGAGGATATAACGCATTTGAGAGGTAAGAAATTAAGAGAGTCACGACAAAAATATCAAATGATTTTTCAAGACCCATATGCTTCTTTAAACCCAATGCAGATGGTAGGAGATATAATTGCAGAGCCAATTTTAAACTATAAAAAAATGTCGAAAGATGAAGTTAAAAAAGAAGTACTATATTTATTAAAATGTGTTGGATTAAGTGAAGAAGCATACTATAAATATGCACATGAATTTTCAGGTGGGCAACGACAAAGAGTTGGGATAGCAAGAGCATTAGCTTTACGTCCTAGTCTAATTGTCGCTGATGAGCCTGTAAGTGCATTAGATGTATCCGTACAATCTCAAGTACTCAATTTATTGAAGGATCTGCAAGAACAATTTAACTTAAGTTATCTATTTATCGCACATGATTTAAGTGTTGTAAAACATATTAGTGATGTAATAGGAGTTATGTATTTAGGTCATATAGTCGAAATAGCTTCGGATAAAGAAATTTATGAAAATCCTAAACATCCATATACGAAAGCATTAATTTCTTCAATCCCACAGTTTGATAAACAAAATAGTGAAAGAATTATATTACAAGGGGAATTACCTTCACCTAGTAATCCACCAAAAGGATGTCCATTCCATACTAGATGTCCTATAGCAACAGAGAAATGTAAAACAAACTTACCGAATTTAGAATATGTTAGCGATAATCATAAAGTTGCATGTTTTTATGTAGATAAAGTAGGTGAAATAAATGGTTAA
- the trpS gene encoding tryptophan--tRNA ligase, producing METLFSGIQPSGIPTIGNYIGALKQFVDVQNDYDCYFCIVDQHAITMPQDRLKLRKQTRQLAAIYLASGIDPNKATLFIQSEVPAHVQAGWMLTTIASVGELERMTQYKDKSQKSVEGIPAGLLTYPPLMAADIVLYNTNIVPVGDDQKQHMELTRNLVDRFNSRYNDILVKPEIRMPKVGGRVMSLQDPTRKMSKSDDNTKNFISLLDEPNVAAKKIKSAVTDSDGIIKFDRENKPGITNLISIYAGLTDMSINDIEAKYEGEGYGKFKGDLAEIVKAFLVEFQEKYASFYNSDTLDDILDQGRDKAHKVSFKTVKKMEKAMGIGRKR from the coding sequence ATGGAGACATTATTTTCAGGCATTCAACCTAGTGGAATTCCTACTATTGGAAATTATATTGGTGCATTAAAACAATTTGTTGACGTACAAAATGACTATGATTGTTATTTCTGTATCGTTGATCAACATGCAATTACAATGCCACAAGATCGTTTAAAATTACGTAAACAAACAAGACAATTAGCAGCTATATATCTAGCTTCAGGTATTGATCCAAACAAAGCAACACTATTTATTCAATCTGAAGTTCCTGCACACGTTCAAGCTGGATGGATGTTAACAACTATAGCTTCTGTTGGGGAATTAGAGCGTATGACACAATATAAAGATAAATCTCAAAAGTCAGTGGAAGGCATTCCAGCTGGATTATTAACATATCCCCCATTAATGGCAGCAGATATAGTTTTATATAACACCAATATTGTTCCTGTTGGTGATGATCAAAAACAACATATGGAATTAACGCGTAATCTTGTTGATCGATTTAACAGTCGTTATAACGACATCCTTGTTAAACCTGAAATTCGTATGCCTAAAGTTGGTGGAAGAGTTATGAGTTTACAAGATCCAACAAGAAAAATGAGTAAGAGTGATGACAACACTAAAAACTTTATTTCGTTACTAGACGAACCTAACGTTGCCGCTAAAAAAATTAAAAGTGCCGTAACTGATTCAGATGGAATTATCAAATTCGATCGCGAAAACAAACCAGGTATTACGAATTTAATTTCAATATATGCTGGATTAACCGACATGTCTATCAATGACATTGAAGCAAAATACGAAGGTGAAGGTTATGGCAAATTCAAAGGTGATTTGGCTGAGATTGTAAAAGCCTTTTTAGTAGAATTCCAAGAAAAATACGCAAGCTTCTATAACTCAGATACACTTGATGATATTTTAGATCAAGGCAGAGACAAAGCGCACAAAGTATCTTTTAAAACTGTTAAAAAAATGGAAAAAGCTATGGGCATAGGACGCAAGAGATAA
- the pepF gene encoding oligoendopeptidase F, with translation MSQQLSREEQERKYPEYTWDLTTIFKDDEAFEAAFKEVENELGKEEQFKGHIGDSAETLYNALELEDTLGTKLEKVYVYAHLKQDQDTTNDKYTGMESRAHQLIIKFSSAWSFLVPEILQIDEDKIESFVNSYDKLQKFAFDLKLINEKRPHILDAETEKLLTEAQDALSTPSNVYGMFSNADLVFEDAIDKDGNSHPLTQGTFIKYLESDDRKLRESAFRNVYKAYGAHNNTLGATLAGEVKKNVFNARTHNYKTAREKALSNNHIPENVYDNLVKTVHKYLPLLHRYTELRKELLGLEDLKMYDLYTPLIKDIKFEMPYEEAVDWMLKALEPMGEEYLAVVKEGLDNRWVDVYENKGKRSGGYSSGAHLTNPFILLNWSNTISDLYTLVHEFGHSAHSYFSRKFQPSNSSDYTIFVAEVASTCNEALLSDYMDKHLDDEKRLLLLNQELERFRATLFRQTMFAEFEHKIHAIEEAGEPLTPTRMNEEYAKLNKLYFGDAVETDDDISKEWSRIPHFYMNYYVYQYATGYSAAQSLSHQILTEGKPAVDRYINEFLKKGSSNYPIEILKNAGVDMTTPEPIEQACEVFEQKLNAFEKLMKA, from the coding sequence ATGAGTCAACAATTATCAAGAGAAGAACAGGAACGTAAATATCCTGAATATACATGGGACTTAACAACAATCTTTAAAGATGATGAAGCGTTTGAAGCTGCATTTAAAGAAGTTGAAAATGAATTAGGTAAAGAGGAACAATTTAAAGGACATATTGGTGATAGTGCTGAAACACTTTATAATGCACTTGAGTTAGAAGATACATTAGGTACTAAATTAGAAAAAGTGTATGTATACGCACATTTAAAACAAGACCAAGATACTACGAACGATAAATATACTGGTATGGAATCAAGAGCACACCAGCTTATCATTAAATTTAGTTCTGCATGGAGTTTCTTAGTACCAGAAATTTTGCAAATTGATGAGGATAAAATTGAATCATTCGTAAATTCATATGATAAATTACAAAAATTTGCATTTGATTTGAAATTAATAAACGAAAAACGTCCGCATATTTTAGATGCAGAAACTGAAAAGTTGTTAACAGAAGCTCAGGACGCATTATCTACGCCTTCAAATGTATACGGTATGTTTAGTAATGCTGATTTAGTCTTTGAGGATGCTATAGATAAAGATGGAAATTCACATCCATTAACTCAAGGTACATTTATTAAATATTTAGAATCTGATGATCGTAAATTAAGAGAAAGTGCATTTAGAAATGTATATAAAGCTTATGGTGCACATAATAATACACTTGGAGCTACGTTAGCTGGTGAAGTGAAAAAGAATGTATTTAATGCACGAACACATAATTATAAAACTGCGAGGGAAAAAGCTTTAAGTAACAATCATATCCCAGAAAATGTATATGACAATCTTGTAAAGACTGTTCATAAATACTTACCATTACTTCATCGTTATACTGAACTACGTAAAGAATTGTTAGGTTTAGAAGATTTGAAAATGTATGATTTATATACACCATTAATTAAAGATATTAAATTTGAAATGCCTTATGAAGAAGCTGTTGATTGGATGCTTAAAGCGCTAGAACCGATGGGCGAAGAATATCTAGCTGTTGTAAAAGAAGGCTTGGATAATAGATGGGTCGATGTTTATGAAAATAAAGGTAAACGCTCAGGTGGATATTCATCAGGTGCACATTTAACAAATCCATTTATCTTGCTTAATTGGTCTAATACAATTTCAGATCTTTATACTTTAGTTCATGAATTTGGTCATTCAGCACATAGTTACTTCAGTAGAAAGTTCCAGCCTTCAAATTCAAGTGACTACACTATCTTTGTTGCAGAAGTAGCATCTACTTGTAATGAAGCATTGCTAAGTGATTACATGGACAAACACTTAGATGATGAAAAACGTCTATTGTTATTAAATCAAGAGTTAGAACGTTTCAGAGCAACTTTATTCCGTCAAACAATGTTTGCAGAATTTGAGCATAAGATTCATGCAATTGAAGAAGCGGGCGAACCTTTAACGCCAACAAGAATGAACGAAGAATATGCCAAATTAAATAAATTGTATTTTGGTGATGCAGTTGAAACAGATGATGATATAAGCAAAGAATGGTCACGTATTCCACACTTCTATATGAATTATTATGTATATCAATACGCTACAGGTTATAGTGCAGCTCAAAGTTTAAGTCATCAAATTTTAACAGAAGGTAAGCCAGCGGTTGATAGATATATTAATGAATTCTTGAAAAAAGGTAGCTCAAATTATCCGATTGAAATATTGAAAAATGCTGGTGTCGATATGACAACGCCGGAACCAATTGAACAAGCTTGTGAAGTTTTTGAACAAAAATTGAACGCTTTTGAAAAATTAATGAAAGCTTAG
- the opp4C gene encoding oligopeptide ABC transporter permease, giving the protein MQNKSRSPLKIAFTKFIHNKIAMLSISYLLIIIIVSVIAPLIAPYPVNQQDLLNIKGDMTSHNLLGTDSGGRDNFSRLLFAGRISLSIGITSTIGMLLIGITVGVVSGYFGGLVDTLLMRITEFVMLFPFLIFAIVLNAALGDKIKNPYGSAIILVLVIIALSWGGIARLVRGKVLQEKENEYFLAAKSIGTPTYKIILKHLLPNILSVVIVQATLLFAGMIVVESGLSFLGFGISKAIPSWGNMLSDAQEGDVISGKPWIWMPPAVMITLTILSINFVGEGLKDAFNPRGRH; this is encoded by the coding sequence ATGCAGAATAAGTCACGTTCACCGTTAAAAATAGCATTTACTAAATTTATTCATAATAAAATTGCTATGCTTTCAATTTCGTATTTATTAATCATAATTATAGTATCAGTTATTGCACCACTAATTGCACCATATCCTGTGAATCAACAAGATCTTTTGAATATAAAAGGTGACATGACATCTCATAATTTACTTGGGACAGATTCAGGTGGTAGAGATAATTTTAGTCGCTTATTGTTTGCCGGACGTATTTCTTTATCAATTGGAATTACGTCTACAATTGGCATGTTATTGATAGGTATAACCGTAGGGGTCGTATCTGGATATTTTGGTGGCTTAGTTGATACGTTGCTTATGAGAATAACTGAATTTGTAATGTTATTTCCATTTTTGATTTTTGCAATTGTTTTAAATGCAGCACTTGGAGATAAAATTAAAAATCCATATGGATCAGCGATTATTTTAGTACTAGTTATTATTGCTTTAAGTTGGGGAGGTATCGCTCGATTAGTTCGAGGTAAAGTTCTACAAGAAAAAGAAAATGAATATTTTTTAGCAGCTAAATCCATAGGTACACCTACTTATAAAATTATATTGAAACATTTGCTTCCCAATATATTAAGCGTTGTAATAGTTCAAGCGACTTTATTATTTGCTGGTATGATAGTTGTTGAATCAGGATTAAGCTTTTTAGGTTTTGGTATTAGTAAGGCAATTCCTTCGTGGGGGAATATGCTGAGTGATGCACAAGAAGGTGATGTAATCAGTGGGAAACCATGGATTTGGATGCCGCCAGCGGTTATGATTACTTTAACGATATTAAGTATTAATTTTGTTGGTGAAGGTCTAAAAGATGCTTTTAATCCACGAGGTAGACATTAA
- the opp4B gene encoding oligopeptide ABC transporter permease, giving the protein MVKLILKRLGLMIPLLILISIVVFSLAIIQPGDPFSDLQNGKIKQEAINAQRERLGLNDSIPKQYIRWVQNIAHGNLGESIKYKRPVIDVIEERLPNTILLGVMSLIITYVISFILGITSGRFAYGITDYTVQIFNYLMLAIPSFIAGVFAIFIFSFELQWFPFQGSVDINLQEGTFNYYLSKIYHTFLPALTLGLLSTAGYIQYLRNDIIENSKKDYVLTARSKGLSMNRIYNKHILRNSLIPIITFLGADIVSILGGAVITETIFSYNGIGKLFLESVTGQDYPLMMALTLFFSFLGLLGNLISDITYGFVDPRIRSN; this is encoded by the coding sequence ATGGTTAAATTGATTTTAAAACGATTAGGATTAATGATTCCACTTTTAATATTAATATCAATTGTTGTGTTTTCATTAGCAATTATTCAACCGGGGGATCCTTTTTCAGACTTACAAAATGGGAAAATAAAACAAGAGGCAATAAATGCTCAAAGGGAAAGATTAGGTCTCAATGATTCGATTCCTAAACAATATATTAGATGGGTACAAAACATAGCTCATGGTAATTTGGGAGAATCAATTAAATATAAAAGACCTGTAATAGATGTAATAGAAGAAAGACTTCCTAATACAATTTTACTTGGCGTTATGTCACTGATTATTACGTATGTTATTTCTTTTATTTTAGGAATAACGTCTGGGAGATTTGCCTATGGCATTACAGATTATACAGTGCAAATATTTAATTATTTGATGTTAGCCATTCCATCATTTATTGCAGGTGTTTTTGCAATTTTTATATTTTCTTTTGAATTACAGTGGTTTCCTTTCCAAGGTTCAGTGGATATAAATTTACAAGAAGGTACTTTTAATTATTATTTAAGTAAAATATATCATACATTTTTACCGGCATTAACATTGGGGTTATTATCTACGGCGGGTTATATTCAATATTTACGTAATGATATTATTGAAAATTCTAAAAAAGACTATGTTTTGACAGCTAGATCAAAAGGATTATCTATGAATAGAATTTATAATAAGCATATTTTGAGAAATTCTCTAATACCAATCATCACATTTTTAGGTGCTGATATTGTAAGTATATTAGGTGGAGCTGTAATTACAGAAACCATTTTTTCATACAATGGTATTGGTAAATTATTTTTAGAATCAGTAACTGGACAAGATTATCCATTAATGATGGCTTTGACTTTATTCTTTTCATTTTTAGGTTTACTGGGCAACTTGATTTCTGATATTACATATGGATTTGTGGATCCAAGAATTAGAAGTAACTAG